In Nitratidesulfovibrio sp. SRB-5, the sequence CGGCGAGACCGCCTGGCTTGCCCTGGGTGCGGGACTGCCCGTGCTTTCACGGTTGCTGCTCGGCAACATCACCCTGCCGGAAACCGACGACGACAAGGACCCCGCCCCCCTGCGGCCCCTGCCCGCCACGCTGCTGGCGGCGCTGTTTCTGGCCAGCGCGGCCTGCGGCCTGTTCTACCAGTTGCTGGATCAACTGCCCCCGGAAAGCGACGCCACGGTCATTGCCTCCAGTGCGGTGTTCTGCGGGGTGGCCCTGTGCGCGGCCATCCTGTTGCGCGTCTTTCCCTCCTTGGCTCCGCGCCACCTGTTCCGGCTGGCCCTGCCTCTGCTGGGGCTGGGCTTTGCCACGCTGATGCTGCTGGGCCAGCGCATGCCCCGCGTGCCCATGTTCATCCAGCTTTCGGGCAGCGCCCTGCTGGACGTGTTCATGTACTCGTCGCTGCTGCACAGCGCGGGCCTGCACGCCGGGCGCAACCGCGCCCGCATCCTGGCCCTGTACTGGGCGCTGCTGTTCGGTTCGCAGTGGGCGGGCAGCCTGCTGTTCATGGTGCTGGGCCTGCTGCTGCCGCCGGACATCGCCCACATCCAGGTGCTTTCGCTGGCGGCGGTGTGCGCCATCATATCCATCATGCTGGTGGTACGGCCCGACCCGGCCACCTACATGGGCTGGCGACTGCCGGGACACGTGCCCGATAACGACACGGACGAACCGGTCTGCGACGACGGCGACACCGAATGTGACGACGATGCCGCCCTGCGGACCATCCTGTCTGCCATGCCCGGCTGTTCCGGCCCCTTCGGCGTGTCTGGCATGTCGGGCAGCAGGGCTGACCGGGCATCGCAATGTTCACCGGACGTGGCTCTGGGCACCGCCCCAGACATCCCCCCGGACGCGGCACCATCCGTGGCAACCGCAGCCAGCCCCATTGCGCATGACGCGGCCATTGAACCAGACGCATCGCGCGGGCATGCCATGCCCTCGCCCCCTGCCGCTCCGGCTGCCCAGACATCCCCGCCGCCCCGCATGCCCACCAGCACCTGGCGTACCCCCGCCCCTATCGGCGCGGACGGCGCGGAACTGCCGGTACCCGCACATTTCAGCCTGCATGACGCTGGGGCCCCCGGCATGACGCGCACACCTGCTCCCTCTGCCCTCTCCGCCCCATCCGGCACATCCAGTACATCCCGCACATCCGGCGCACCTGATGCACCCGGCACGCCGGGCGAACCGCACGCGTCGCATGCACCCCACTCCGCGCCCCTTGCGGATCAGCCCTGCGCAGTCCCCCCGGCCGCGCCACCAGACACGATGGCGGACACCGTATCGACCGCCGCAGCAGGCAGCGCCCCCAATGCCGCCCCCGTTCCCCCTGCCCGCCCCGTCCTGCCCAGCGAAGCGGCCCCGAGCTCCTATCCGTCGGCACCGCCCGCTGCCTGCCTTGCCGATTCGCTGCGCCGCATGGGCCTCACCCGTCAGCAGGTGGCGGTCACCCTGCTGCTGGCGGACCGGCACAGCGGCCCGGAAATCTGCGACAGGCTTAACATTTCGTACAACACCCTCAAGACGCACGTGCGCAACATTTACCGGCAGCTCGGCGTGACCAACCAGCAGGAATTGCGCAACGCGGTCACCCTGTTCGATCCCGCCCGCCCGACAGCATGACAGCAAGCCCGCATGGTTGCCGTACTCTTGCAGATCATGGTGCCGCGGATTTCGCCATCCCCGTGCCGTGCATCACTTCGCCAACGTGTACGGCATGTTGCACCATGGGATGCGGGTAGCAACACCGCATCCCCGCACAAAATCACCCCAAATATCACCCGCCCCTTCGCTATAAGGTGATTGTTTTTTTTCTTTCTCCGGTTATTGTGGCGCCACCGTTGCCTTTCCTTCATGCAGCGCACCTCGGAATGCCGTGCGGCAAACCGAACAGATTTCGCTGCGAACCGTGTGTTGATGAGTGGTCTTTTTTCTAGAAAAGTTATAACACGCTTGCACGACAACAAATTATCGTTGCAAGGTCAGAGCCGCTAGAGGGGGGAAACGCCGGGCCGCAGGGGGGGGCCTTTCGACCCGGCGCATTCCATGCATCCACAACGAGCAGAACCGGACGGACACCTCACCGTCATAACCCACCGCTACCATTCTCGGTATGGCGGGTCATGGCGAGCGGCCGGGCTTGATCTCGCGGTATGCCTTCATCGTCACGGCGGTGGGCATCCGTGCGGTACGACCTGGCCTTGCGATACGGCACGACAACAACGGGTGGCCCCGGCCCCCCGCGAAACCGTAATCGGGATGGTGGTTCCATGGGTCTGCACGCCAATGCGTCCTCCACCGGGCGACTGCTCGAACTCATTCGCAAGGGCGATGCAGCGCGCCCCGCTCCCCGGCAAGAACCCGTCCAATCAATGCATACGGGCCCCGGCAAGTGGAACATCCCGCTGCTGCGCCCGCTGAAGGAACGCCGCGTGCTGGGCGTGGAGTGGCGTGGCCGCTGCCTGTACCTGGCGGAAAGCCGCCATGGCCGCACCGGCCTGCCGGTATTGCAGGGGGTGCAGGCCCTCCGCATTCCCGCCGGCATCCGGCCCGGCGACGACGCCTTTTCCTCCTTCCTGCGCCAGCAGATCCTGGACTTCTGCGGCCCCGCCCCGGACCTTGAGGTATGGGTCGCCCTGCCCGACGAACACGCCGAACACTGGCACTTCCGCATTCCCAAGGTTTCGGCCAAGGAACGCGACGACGTGGCCTTCTGGACCGCCCGCAAGGAACGCGAGTTCGACGAGCGGCAATCGGTGTTCGACTGCACCATCGGCAACGAAATCATCGAAAAGGGCGTGCCCAAGCTGCCCGTCACCGCCACGCTGGCCGTGCGCGCCGCACTTGGCGAGGTGCGCAACATCGTGCAACGCGCGGGGTTTGCCCTTGCAGGCGCGGCCACGCGGGTCATCGCCTCGCACAACCTGTTCACCACCGGATGGCTGGACCCGGCGGCGGAACAGTTCGCGGTGCTGCACATCGACGAGGAATCGACCCGCATCGACATCTATTCCTCGTCGCAGGTGGTGCTGAGCCGCATGGTCAAGACCGGCTTCGCCAGCCTGGCCCGCGCCCTGGTGGAATCCACCGCCGGTACCGCCGCCCCCCTTTCCGATGCCGAAGCCCGCACCGTGCTACTGCGCGACAGCTCCTGCACCCTGCCAGCCCCGGTCAGACAGGGCTCCACGGGGCAGGGCACTGATCGGGGCACCACCGGCCAGCCCATGCCGGTGCCCGCCGAGCCCGGCATGCCGGTATCCCCCGTGACCCTGCCCGTACCGGACATCGGCGCCAGCATCGCCCCCGCCGTCGAGCGCCTGGTGCGCCAGCTCGAACGCACCATGGACCACTTCGCCAACACCCTCGGCTACCCCGCCGTATCGCGCATGTTCCTTTCCACCCCCGGCGGCTGCCTGCAACCGCTGGTGGACGAGTTCGGGCGGCAGGTGGGCATTCCGTGCACGGCGCTGAACAGCCAGCGCGGTCCGGCCACACCCGGGGCCGAACTGGACATGGCCAAGCTGCCGACGGACTGCGCCGAGGCCCAGTGGGCCGTCGGCCTTTCGCTGTCCAGCGACGAGCGCACCCAGAACTGCGTCAACACCTTTCGCGAACGCAAGCAGGCCCGCCAGCGCGAACGCATCCGCCTGGCCGTGGCCGTGGGCAGCATGGTGGTGGTGCTGTGCACCTCCGTCTTCGCCAGCATCCAGGGTGCGGCGCTGCTGTCAGCCCGGAACGAACGCGACGGACTGCGCCAGCAGCTGACCGCCTATGGCGAAACCACCGACAAGTCCAAACTGCTGGCCGCTTCCGCCAAGGGCAGGGCCCTGCGCCTGGCCGTGCAATCCATGAGCCGCCGCCAGATGCCCGTGGCCCTGCTGTCGGAACTGGCCGCCGTCACGCCTTCGGGGGTGCGGCTTTCCGGCCTGCGCCTGACGCAGCTGGACCACGGCCAGATACCCGGCGCAAAGGATGCCAAGGCCAGGTCGGCGCAGCCGCAGGGCAAGGCCGACGCCGCCGCCGAGGCAACGGCCATGGCCGTGGTCACCGGGGTGGTCGCGGGCGACATGCTGCAACGCGAAGCCTTGCTGGCGGACTTTCTGTACCGGCTGGAACGCTCGCCCATGGTGCTTTCCGTCACGGTGGAGAAAAAGGCCCCTGAAACGGGCACCACCACGGAATCATTGCAGTTCATAGCCACCCTCAAACTGGTGTGACGGGCACAGCCATGCAAGCATCCAAAAGCACCTCGCCCTTTCTCGTTCCCGTGCTGTCCCTTGTGGCCATCGTGGGCATGACGCTGCTGCTCATCGTGCCCGCCATGCGAGAGACGGCCCGCGTGCGCGAAGAAGCGGCGCAGATTCGCGCCATGCTGCACATGCAGCAGACCTTCGCCCCGGTCATTGCCGAAATGAAGGCCGACGCCGCCCGCTTCGACACCACCCTGGCCCGGCGCACGGCGCTGGCCGCGCCCAACCCGCCCGCCCTGACCGAGGCCATCGGCACCTTGCAGGACATGGGCAACCACGCCTCGCTCAAGGGAGTGCGCTTTGTCCCCCTGGCGGAATCGGTGCTGGGCGGCAGCAACATGGTGCGGCTGGACGGGGTCATGGACGGACCGCTGGAATCGTTTCGCGCCTTTCTGATGCAGGTCACGGCACAACCGTGGCTGGACCGCGTGGAATCCATGGAAGTGACGGCAGGCACCCAGTGGCCGGGCTACAAGGTGTCCATCTGGGTGAAGGTAAACGGCAACACAACGCGCATTGGTGGGTGACGGCATGACCCGCAGGGAACAGATACTGATCGGCATGGCGGGCGTTGCGGCCATTGCGGCGGCGGTCATCCTGCTGCTGCCGTCGGGCACGCCGCGGCCCGTACCGGCGGCCAGCGCCCCTGGAGTTTCGTCCAGCCTGTCGGCACCGGCAGACGGCGGCACCGCGTCTGCCTCACCAGGCGCCCCCTCCCCTCTGGCGGGGCTGCTGCCACCCGGCGCCGATGCGACAGGCGCCCCGCAGGCCATCGTGGACCAGGCCCGCAAGACCCTGGCCGAAGCGGTCATCACCCCCAGCCAGTTGTACGTGCTGGATGCGGCGGTGCGCCAGGCCGCGCCAAACCCCTTCCACCCGGTGCCGGGCAAGGGCGACGGCACGGGCGGATCAGGCGAAAAGGACGGCAAGTCCGCCGCGCACGACATCGCCTACACAGGTTACGTGGCCATCGGCAACAGCGTGCTGGCCATTCTGGACGGGCTTGAATACCGCGTGGGTGAAACCGTGGCGGATACCGGATACGTGGTGAAGTCGATAACGCCGGGCAAGGTCGTCCTGGCATCGCCGGGTGATGTGACCGACAGGGAAATTCCCTACTCGGGCGACGACCTGTAACCTGCGAGCAGTACGGGAGAATTCTGATGCGCTCCATGAGAAGACACGTTCCCTTGGCCCTCGTCGTCCTGCTTGCGGCGGCATTCATCCTTGGCACCCTGGGCTGCGCCAAACGCAAGGAAGAAGCCGACCCGTTCTTCGACAAATGGAAGACCATGGCCACCAACTCCACGGGCTACTCCCCCTCGCGCGAAACACGCGACATCAAGCCCCGCGCCGTGCTGAAGCAGGACAAGGTGGCGGAAGAACAGGTGGAGCAGGCCCGGCCCCTGCCCAGCGTGCCGGTAACGCTGAAGCTGCACAACGTGGACGTGGGCGTGGCCCTGCGCAGCCTGGCCGCCGCCGCGGGCAAGAACATCATCCTCAGCCCCGGCGTGAAGGGCTCGGTCAACGTCAACGTCAACCGGGTGCCGTGGTCCGACGTGTTCAAGGGCATGCTGGACAGCAACGGGCTGGACTACGCGTGGCAGGGCGAACTGATCAAGGTCATGACCATGGCCGACAAGAAGGTGGAGCTTGAACGCACCACGCTGGAAAACCAGCGCATGGCCCAGAAGCTGAAGGGCCGCAAGGTGGGCCCGCTGATCACCACCGTGCTCGACGTGCGCTACGCCGAAGCTGCGGAACTGAAGAAGAACCTGGAAGGCTTTCTTTCCAAGGACGAACAGAACAAGCCCGTGGGTTCGGTGGTGGTAGACACCTTCACCAACTCGCTGATCATCCAGGCCGTGGAAGACGACCAGCACAAGCTGATGACCCTGGTTTCCAACCTCGACAAGCCCCGCGCGCAAATCCAGCTCAAGGCGCACATCGTGGAAGCCACCAAGGAAACCGCGCGTGAACTGGGCATCCAGTGGGGCGGCGTGAATCGGGTAGGCAACATGGCGGGCAGCAACGACCTGTGGGTCACCCCCGGCGGCACCGGCGGCACGGCGGGCACCAGCCCGTACAACGGCAGCTACACGCCCATCTTCGGGTCTCCCGGCATCAGCGGGCAAGGCAACGGCATCAACTTCCCCATCGACACCACGGGCAAGTCGGGCGCGGGCTCGCTGGGCCTCATGTTCGGCACCATTGGCGGCAACATGCTGGAAATGCAGCTTTCCGCCTTGCAGGAAAACAGCAAGATCAACATCCTTTCATCGCCGTCCATCTCCACGCTGGATAACCAGATGGCCTACACCGAAAACGGCGAAAAGGTGCCCTACGTCTCCACCAACGCCCAGGGCGACCGCGAAGTGAAATTTGAAGACGCCGTGCTGCGCCTTGAAATCACTCCCCATGTCATCGACGACAAGAACCTGAAGCTGAAGGTGCTGGTAAAGAAGGACGAAGTGGACCTTACCCGCACGGTGGAAGGCAACCCCTTCATCATCAAGAAGCAGACGGAAACCACCCTTATCGTGCAGGACGGCGAAACCATTGTCATTTCCGGCCTGACCAAGGACCGCAAGAGCACGGGCCGCAGCGGCGTGCCCGGCCTGCACGACGTGGAAGGGCTGGGCTGGCTGTTCGGCAGCGATTCCAAGGCCAGCAAGCTTGAAGAAGTGCTGATCTTCATCACTCCGGCGGTGCTGCCCTACCGCGAAATGGCGGAGCAGGGCGCCACGCAGCAGATCACGGTGCAGCCCGGCCAGTTGGGCCAGGCCCCCACGGTCGATCAGCAGCTGCTGCCCCGCCAGTAGCCGCACGGGCCGCAACCCATGACGCAACACCATCACCCCGAAGCAAGGTAGGACCACCGTGCGTCAGCGTGTACGATTGGGCGAACTGCTGGTGCAGGCCGGGCTGCTTACCGACGAGCAGCTGAAGGCCGCCCTGCGCGAACACAAGAAAAGCGGGCTGCGTCTTGGCCAGTACCTGACCAAGACCAACCTGTGCCGCGAAGCCGACGTGGTGGAAGTGATAAGCCGCCAGCTGAAGATAGAACGGTACACCCCGCAGCAGCACCCGCTCAGCCTGAACATGGCGGAACGCCTGCCGCTGGACGTTGCCCAGAAGTGCAGCGCGGCGCCCCTGCAACAGTACGGCCATGTGCTGGTGGTGGCCATGGTAGACCCGCTGGACATCGACGCGCTGGACACGCTGGAATTTGCCACCAACAGCGAGGTGGAACCGCTGATCTGCACGGAACAGGAGTACAACCAGCTGTTCAGTGCCATCTACGGCATGTTCACCAACCTTGACGGCGTCATCGAAAGCCTGGGCGACCTGCAAACCGCCGCCACCAGCGCCACCGACGCCGCCGAGCGCGATGTGGCCGTGGACGAACTGGCCAACCAGGCCGACCTTGCACCCGTCGTGCGGCTGGTCAACTCCATTCTGGCGCAGGCCGTGCGCGAAGGCGCCAGCGACGTGCACATCAGCCCGGAAAAGGACAGCGTGCAGGTGCGTTTTCGCATAGACGGCAAGCTGCGCGAGGCCCCGGCCCCGCCGCGCAGCGTGGCACCTGCCGTTGTTTCGCGCATCAAGATATTGGGCAACATGGACATTGCCGTCACCCGCGTGCCGCAGGATGGCCGCTTTACCATGCACCTGGACAACCGCGAGATAAACGTGCGTGTTTCCAGCATACCCACCATCTACGGCGAAAACATGGTGCTGCGCCTGCTGGACATGAGCGGGCGCGACTACACGCTGGACATGCTGGGCATGCAGCAGAGCGACCACGTGACCATCGAAGGGGCCATCCACAAGCCCTACGGCATGATCCTGTCCACCGGCCCCACGGGCAGCGGCAA encodes:
- a CDS encoding GspE/PulE family protein, yielding MRQRVRLGELLVQAGLLTDEQLKAALREHKKSGLRLGQYLTKTNLCREADVVEVISRQLKIERYTPQQHPLSLNMAERLPLDVAQKCSAAPLQQYGHVLVVAMVDPLDIDALDTLEFATNSEVEPLICTEQEYNQLFSAIYGMFTNLDGVIESLGDLQTAATSATDAAERDVAVDELANQADLAPVVRLVNSILAQAVREGASDVHISPEKDSVQVRFRIDGKLREAPAPPRSVAPAVVSRIKILGNMDIAVTRVPQDGRFTMHLDNREINVRVSSIPTIYGENMVLRLLDMSGRDYTLDMLGMQQSDHVTIEGAIHKPYGMILSTGPTGSGKSTSLYAILKSINRPDINIITLEDPVEYRIRGIRQVQLNRKAGMTFASGLRSILRQDPDVVMVGEIRDAETAAIAVQAALTGHLVLSTLHTNDAAGAVTRLIDMGIEPFLVSSVLLVSFAQRLVRRVCTNCAEPYEPLPAALAAFGLAPDTPGATYLRGRGCHHCAHTGYRGRTGVFEILPMTQMIQDLVIRRSSTQAIADAAIETNLMRNLKQDAAMKILRGTTTVEEAATSVML
- a CDS encoding helix-turn-helix transcriptional regulator, whose translation is MPFPSVRQPLRSVAWLLRGGVGLGVSIACLWYLLRAGLLRAHLPQALALPESSGEWVMPIAIVTMLACARCVALLPHATRLSRVHDAALAALLLPLLGLVPGVDMHRAALEVVTGPLAVAGAVLLFHGWGVRLAALSGLDIALCFAMATFVAESVLAVSASGLGGETAWLALGAGLPVLSRLLLGNITLPETDDDKDPAPLRPLPATLLAALFLASAACGLFYQLLDQLPPESDATVIASSAVFCGVALCAAILLRVFPSLAPRHLFRLALPLLGLGFATLMLLGQRMPRVPMFIQLSGSALLDVFMYSSLLHSAGLHAGRNRARILALYWALLFGSQWAGSLLFMVLGLLLPPDIAHIQVLSLAAVCAIISIMLVVRPDPATYMGWRLPGHVPDNDTDEPVCDDGDTECDDDAALRTILSAMPGCSGPFGVSGMSGSRADRASQCSPDVALGTAPDIPPDAAPSVATAASPIAHDAAIEPDASRGHAMPSPPAAPAAQTSPPPRMPTSTWRTPAPIGADGAELPVPAHFSLHDAGAPGMTRTPAPSALSAPSGTSSTSRTSGAPDAPGTPGEPHASHAPHSAPLADQPCAVPPAAPPDTMADTVSTAAAGSAPNAAPVPPARPVLPSEAAPSSYPSAPPAACLADSLRRMGLTRQQVAVTLLLADRHSGPEICDRLNISYNTLKTHVRNIYRQLGVTNQQELRNAVTLFDPARPTA
- the pilQ gene encoding type IV pilus secretin PilQ — its product is MRSMRRHVPLALVVLLAAAFILGTLGCAKRKEEADPFFDKWKTMATNSTGYSPSRETRDIKPRAVLKQDKVAEEQVEQARPLPSVPVTLKLHNVDVGVALRSLAAAAGKNIILSPGVKGSVNVNVNRVPWSDVFKGMLDSNGLDYAWQGELIKVMTMADKKVELERTTLENQRMAQKLKGRKVGPLITTVLDVRYAEAAELKKNLEGFLSKDEQNKPVGSVVVDTFTNSLIIQAVEDDQHKLMTLVSNLDKPRAQIQLKAHIVEATKETARELGIQWGGVNRVGNMAGSNDLWVTPGGTGGTAGTSPYNGSYTPIFGSPGISGQGNGINFPIDTTGKSGAGSLGLMFGTIGGNMLEMQLSALQENSKINILSSPSISTLDNQMAYTENGEKVPYVSTNAQGDREVKFEDAVLRLEITPHVIDDKNLKLKVLVKKDEVDLTRTVEGNPFIIKKQTETTLIVQDGETIVISGLTKDRKSTGRSGVPGLHDVEGLGWLFGSDSKASKLEEVLIFITPAVLPYREMAEQGATQQITVQPGQLGQAPTVDQQLLPRQ